From one Thermatribacter velox genomic stretch:
- the nrdR gene encoding transcriptional regulator NrdR, with product MHCPYCGEPDSRVIDTRVVENGYGVRRRRECQSCHRRFTTYERCEREPLVVIKKSGNRQLFDRKKILNGLLKACEKRPVSTETLEAVASEVEKELQEEGFEEVPSSYIGEKVMEKLKKIDQVAYVRFASVYREFRDVDQFIEILGSLVKEKEKGV from the coding sequence ATGCATTGTCCTTACTGTGGTGAGCCAGATTCACGGGTAATCGATACCAGAGTTGTTGAAAACGGATATGGCGTGCGCAGACGTAGAGAGTGCCAGAGTTGCCACCGTCGTTTCACAACCTATGAGCGTTGTGAACGGGAACCTTTAGTAGTGATTAAAAAAAGCGGCAACCGGCAGTTGTTCGACCGTAAAAAAATTCTCAATGGGCTTTTAAAAGCCTGTGAGAAAAGACCCGTGTCCACGGAAACTTTAGAGGCCGTAGCCAGCGAAGTCGAGAAAGAGCTCCAGGAAGAGGGCTTTGAAGAGGTACCTTCTTCATATATTGGGGAAAAGGTTATGGAAAAATTGAAAAAAATTGACCAGGTAGCTTACGTACGCTTTGCTTCGGTCTACCGTGAGTTTCGCGATGTAGACCAGTTCATAGAAATCTTAGGCTCTCTGGTTAAGGAAAAGGAAAAGGGGGTTTAA
- a CDS encoding ribonucleoside triphosphate reductase — translation MEETYDLLAPRKVQKRDGRIVPFDRYRIERAIYKAFQAVGEETASVPEELSKIVTTKLFEKFGPDATVNIETIQDFVEETLIENGFSKVAKAYILYRRKRQELREALQARVDIEKIVQEYLLQADWRTQENSNTTYSYPGLVLHVAGSVMANYTLNRIYPDEVREAHTNADIHIHDLSYGLTAYCAGWSLEQLIREGFGGVKDKIAAGPAKHLSALTGQMVNFLGTMQMEFAGAQAFNSVDTYLAPFVRFDRLNYRMVKQLIQQMVFAMNVPSRWGSQAPFINFSFDWIVPEDMRERPVIIGGEERPDLGTYGDYQEEMDMINKAFLEVMLEGDYEGRVFSFPIPTYNITPDFPWESENAQLLWKLTAKYGVPYFQNFISTDMHPGDVRSMCCRLQLDLRTLRNRFGGLFGSADKTGSIGVVTINLPRIGYLSKSEEEFFARLKRAMYIAKTALEIKRKVIERNMKNGLLPYTRRYLGTFRNHFSTIGLVGMNEACLNFLGVSIAHPEGKSFAVKVLNFMRELLADFQEETGNLYNLEATPAEGASYRLARHDKKRFPDIITAGENEPYYTNSTYLPVNYTEDPFEALEHQKDLQTLYTGGTVFHLFLPETPHPQAVKLFIKRAFENYPIPYLTITPTFSVCPNHGYLSGKTFICPHCNQETEVYSRVVGYYRPVRRWNRGKQEEFRERKEYQLEKVKVLGA, via the coding sequence ATGGAAGAAACTTATGATCTACTCGCTCCCCGAAAAGTTCAAAAGAGGGACGGGAGAATCGTGCCTTTTGATAGGTATCGCATCGAGCGAGCTATTTACAAAGCTTTTCAGGCTGTGGGAGAAGAAACAGCAAGTGTTCCTGAAGAGCTGAGCAAAATTGTAACCACTAAATTGTTTGAAAAGTTCGGTCCAGATGCAACGGTGAACATCGAAACCATCCAGGACTTTGTTGAGGAAACATTAATCGAAAATGGTTTTTCCAAAGTAGCCAAGGCCTACATTCTCTACCGTCGCAAACGTCAGGAGCTAAGAGAAGCTCTTCAGGCAAGGGTGGATATAGAAAAAATCGTTCAGGAATATCTTCTGCAAGCGGACTGGCGCACCCAGGAAAACTCCAACACTACCTACTCTTACCCGGGCCTGGTGTTGCACGTTGCGGGTTCTGTAATGGCTAACTACACTTTAAACCGCATTTATCCCGATGAAGTCCGGGAAGCACACACTAACGCTGATATTCACATTCACGACCTCTCTTACGGATTAACGGCATATTGTGCGGGATGGTCACTGGAGCAGTTAATCCGTGAAGGGTTTGGAGGGGTAAAAGACAAAATCGCTGCCGGACCAGCCAAGCACCTCTCCGCCTTGACCGGGCAAATGGTGAACTTCCTGGGCACTATGCAAATGGAATTTGCAGGAGCCCAGGCCTTTAACTCAGTCGATACCTACCTTGCTCCTTTTGTACGTTTCGATCGGCTTAATTATCGGATGGTTAAACAACTCATTCAGCAGATGGTCTTTGCCATGAACGTGCCTTCCCGCTGGGGAAGCCAGGCACCATTCATTAACTTTTCCTTCGACTGGATCGTTCCTGAAGACATGCGCGAGCGCCCGGTCATCATTGGTGGAGAAGAACGACCAGACCTGGGTACTTACGGCGACTACCAAGAAGAAATGGACATGATTAATAAAGCCTTTCTCGAAGTCATGCTGGAAGGAGATTACGAAGGGAGAGTCTTTTCCTTCCCCATACCTACTTACAACATAACCCCTGACTTCCCTTGGGAGTCGGAAAACGCCCAACTTTTGTGGAAACTTACCGCAAAGTACGGTGTGCCGTACTTTCAAAATTTTATTTCTACTGACATGCACCCGGGAGACGTTCGCTCCATGTGTTGTCGACTGCAACTGGATTTACGCACTCTGCGCAACCGTTTTGGGGGCCTGTTTGGCTCGGCGGACAAAACCGGCTCCATTGGTGTGGTCACCATCAACCTACCCCGCATTGGCTATCTGAGCAAATCCGAAGAAGAGTTCTTCGCGCGTCTCAAACGAGCCATGTACATAGCAAAAACCGCCCTGGAAATCAAGCGCAAAGTCATCGAGCGCAATATGAAAAATGGCCTTCTTCCCTATACACGAAGATATCTGGGCACTTTTCGCAATCATTTCTCAACCATAGGTCTTGTGGGCATGAATGAAGCTTGCCTTAATTTTCTGGGAGTATCCATAGCGCATCCTGAAGGTAAATCCTTTGCAGTCAAAGTCTTGAACTTCATGAGGGAACTACTCGCTGATTTTCAGGAAGAAACGGGCAATCTTTACAACCTGGAAGCAACTCCGGCAGAAGGTGCCAGTTACCGTCTGGCACGCCACGACAAAAAGAGATTCCCGGACATTATAACTGCCGGTGAAAACGAACCCTACTACACAAACAGCACCTACCTCCCGGTTAACTATACTGAAGATCCCTTTGAAGCTCTGGAACACCAGAAAGACTTGCAAACACTTTACACTGGGGGCACTGTCTTCCATCTTTTCCTGCCCGAAACTCCTCACCCCCAGGCCGTGAAACTCTTCATTAAAAGGGCTTTCGAAAACTACCCCATACCGTATTTGACCATTACCCCTACTTTTTCAGTTTGTCCCAATCACGGGTATTTGTCTGGCAAAACCTTTATTTGTCCCCACTGCAATCAGGAAACCGAAGTGTATTCCCGAGTGGTGGGCTACTACCGCCCGGTAAGGCGCTGGAACCGGGGCAAGCAGGAAGAATTTAGAGAACGCAAAGAGTACCAGCTTGAAAAAGTGAAAGTTTTGGGAGCCTGA
- a CDS encoding anaerobic ribonucleoside-triphosphate reductase activating protein → MNIFRGWQKVSYIDYPARIATLLFVGGCNFRCPYCQNPELVREWQGLPLIEESAVREFLLNRKTFIDAVCISGGEPLLHFEELLPFLRWVKKEGFLVKVDTNGSFPARVEDLEKEGLVDYWAIDFKLLPENYSLVAPPDLKKKVLETLEMALNFPLHKVEFRTTIYPPFHNSKILEEMAQYLREAPLWYWQNFQNQKTLSPEAQKVAPYPIETLKAWAKEINSKLERELAFVRE, encoded by the coding sequence ATGAACATCTTTCGGGGATGGCAAAAAGTAAGTTACATCGACTACCCGGCCAGAATCGCTACCTTGCTATTTGTAGGCGGTTGCAACTTTCGTTGCCCCTACTGCCAGAATCCAGAACTGGTTAGGGAGTGGCAAGGACTACCTCTTATTGAGGAAAGTGCGGTTCGTGAGTTCCTCTTGAATCGTAAAACCTTTATCGATGCAGTATGCATAAGCGGTGGAGAGCCGCTGCTTCACTTTGAGGAATTACTACCCTTTTTGAGATGGGTCAAAAAGGAAGGTTTTCTGGTCAAGGTGGACACCAATGGGAGTTTTCCTGCCAGAGTAGAAGATCTTGAAAAAGAAGGGCTTGTGGATTACTGGGCAATCGATTTTAAACTCCTGCCAGAAAACTATTCACTGGTTGCTCCACCGGATTTAAAGAAGAAGGTCCTCGAAACCCTGGAAATGGCCTTGAATTTTCCTCTCCACAAAGTAGAGTTTCGAACTACCATTTACCCTCCTTTTCACAACTCGAAAATTTTGGAAGAAATGGCTCAATACCTTCGAGAAGCTCCCCTTTGGTACTGGCAAAATTTTCAAAACCAGAAAACTCTATCTCCAGAGGCACAAAAGGTTGCCCCTTACCCGATAGAAACCCTCAAAGCTTGGGCAAAGGAGATTAACTCCAAACTGGAAAGAGAGTTAGCTTTTGTCCGTGAATGA